The Ehrlichia chaffeensis str. Arkansas DNA segment TCTGCTGATATATCAGTAATATCACATAAATATTCTATACGTGCTGGTCTTATCAAGCAAATTGCCTCCGGCATATACACTTGGCTTCCCTTAGGGTTAAAGGTACTAAAAAATATTGAAAACATAGTCAGAGAAGAAATGAATAAATCAGGGTCTTTAGAAATATTGATGCCACTGATACAACCAGCAAGCTTATGGAAAGAATCAGGAAGATACGATGACTATGGATCTGAAATGTTACGCATTACAGATAGAAATCAACGAGAAATGCTTTTTGGTCCAACCCATGAAGAAGTAATCACTGATATTCTAAGGACAACACCAGTAAGTCATAAAGATCTACCACTAATTCTATACCAAATACAATGGAAATTTCGCGATGAATTACGGCCAAGATATGGTATAATGAGATGTAGAGAATTCTTAATGAAAGATGCATATAGTTTTGATAAAGATTTCAGTGGTGCTATTTCATCTTATAACTTAATGTTCAAAACTTACATCAAAATTTTTCAAAAGTTAGGCTTAACTCCAATAGCAGTTAAAGCAGATTCAGGACCCATAGGAGGAAATTTAAGTCATGAATTTCATGTATTAGCAAATTCTGGAGAAAGCACCTTATACTATGACCAAGACATTATTGAATTAATGAATAGTGAGAGTATTGATGTTGAAAAAATAAAAAATACTTACACTGCAGCAGATGACATGCATGATCCTCAGGCTTGCCCTATTTCATCAGATAAAGTAAAAATAAGTAAAGGAATAGAGATAGGTCATATCTTTCATCTAGGAGATAAATATTCAAAACCTATGAATGCTAATTTTTGCGATAGCAATAATAATAAGCTCCTACAAATGGGATGTTATGGCATAGGAGTATCAAGGCTAGTAGCAGCAATAATTGAAGTATTTCATGATAATAAAGGCATTATTTGGCCAGAAACAGTAGCCCCATTTAAATTTTCCTTAGTAAACTTATATACATCAAATGATAAATGTAAGAAAGTTGCAGAAAATCTACACATGCAGTTATATGATGACGTTCTATATGATGACACAGATGATAGTCCTGGTATTAAGTTAGCAAGAACAGATCTGCTAGGTATGCCATGGCAAGTTATAATTGGTAAATCAACAGTAGAACAAGACCTTATTGAAGTAAGGAATAGATTAACAAAAGATAAAGTTTTAATTTCCACAGAACAATTCTTAAATAAATTAAAAAAATGATACTAGGGATTGGTACAGACATTGTTTATGTTCCTCGTATATCAAATTTATGGAAAAAATTTGGTACTAAATTTCTTAAACGGGTATTTAGTGAAAAAGAAATAGAAGATAGTAAGAAATATACAAATTTTGATGCACAAGTAAGACACTTTGCAAAACGTTTCGCAGCAAAGGAAGCTTATGTGAAAGCTGTAGGAACAGGTTTTGGAAAATCCATAAAAATGCCAGATATTATAGTATCTAACAACCTACACGGCAAACCACAAATTACCATAAATAATAGTAATATAAAATATAAAATTGAATTATCAATCAGTGATGAAAAAGACTACGCTATTGCTTTTGTGGTTCTATATACAGAGTTATAACACTTGATATAGAACATAATACAACACAAATAACATATGGAAAAATTATAAACAATCAGCAGATACAAGACAAATCAACATGATAAGTACGCTATTGTTTTATAGCGATATTAAAGAGTCAAGTACTGTAAAGCATAAGGTAATTTAAACATAACAAAAAACTAAAGTGTACATAAACTTTGAAAATATCATATTATTTACATTCAAATCTATATTTATTAATAGTATATAATATGAAAAGTCGATAAA contains these protein-coding regions:
- the proS gene encoding proline--tRNA ligase — protein: MRLSDYYVPTLKETSADISVISHKYSIRAGLIKQIASGIYTWLPLGLKVLKNIENIVREEMNKSGSLEILMPLIQPASLWKESGRYDDYGSEMLRITDRNQREMLFGPTHEEVITDILRTTPVSHKDLPLILYQIQWKFRDELRPRYGIMRCREFLMKDAYSFDKDFSGAISSYNLMFKTYIKIFQKLGLTPIAVKADSGPIGGNLSHEFHVLANSGESTLYYDQDIIELMNSESIDVEKIKNTYTAADDMHDPQACPISSDKVKISKGIEIGHIFHLGDKYSKPMNANFCDSNNNKLLQMGCYGIGVSRLVAAIIEVFHDNKGIIWPETVAPFKFSLVNLYTSNDKCKKVAENLHMQLYDDVLYDDTDDSPGIKLARTDLLGMPWQVIIGKSTVEQDLIEVRNRLTKDKVLISTEQFLNKLKK
- a CDS encoding holo-[acyl-carrier-protein] synthase yields the protein MILGIGTDIVYVPRISNLWKKFGTKFLKRVFSEKEIEDSKKYTNFDAQVRHFAKRFAAKEAYVKAVGTGFGKSIKMPDIIVSNNLHGKPQITINNSNIKYKIELSISDEKDYAIAFVVLYTEL